One segment of Desulfosudis oleivorans Hxd3 DNA contains the following:
- a CDS encoding efflux RND transporter permease subunit, translated as MKSAKAAIEAGFERWALALYRRPRVTLLVLAALTGFFLFQMPRLDFDTSSESLLHADDPYRLAYDRFREDFGQDRNIILGITGPNIFSSEFLGRLQALHREIEETVPHVKRVKSLVTARHVTGENDFLHVGELLESWPEEPMDMGQLRQQVMENPFYRNFLISEDGDLTAIVIETDAVIASAPASNDEVLAGFSDDAPAGKTGSGASDTEERFIGAPEIREIVDAVTRLIPRYQAPDFQIRFSGSPVVVDLFNRAVATDMTRCALYTLVVITLAMGLLFRRVSGVCLPLIVVTASVISALGIMAMAGVKIKIMTAILPVFILCVGVADSVHVLTIFFREYRPGASRAEAVAHAMGHSGLPVLLTSLTTAAGLLSFSFAEISAIGEMGIFSAVGVFMALFYTICLLPPLLALLPLRPGRASAGHSRAMDRVLSGLARFATTHPKKIVAGGVFLMILSLALLPRLRYVDHVLNYFSDRMQVKHDMVYIDRELRGIISFEVIVDTNRENGLHEPDQLRRIDDAARQVKAESAAMGPEFAVAKIFSLTDVVKEINQALHNDDPAFYTIPEERRLVAQELLLFENSGSDELEPVVDTTFSKTRVSIKVPWLDSVGLYRLSEQIRRVFEITFAGHADTSLTGMSLILARTLPATLSSMEQSYLLAAVVISVLMVLLAGDIRIGLLAMFPNLLPILAVMGALAAANIHLDMTVLMIGSIAIGLVVDDTMHFIHHFRRHLDRVGDPAAAVRLTLLGAGRALLITTLVLAGGFLALTAATMPHMVRFGLLLTLVLVLALAADFILAPALMVLTAKKPPVPHYEIITPVPVQKDEPPDRKTGTHD; from the coding sequence ATGAAGTCCGCAAAGGCAGCGATTGAAGCCGGTTTTGAACGATGGGCCCTGGCCCTTTACCGCCGACCACGGGTAACCCTGCTGGTGCTGGCGGCCCTGACAGGATTTTTTCTTTTTCAGATGCCGCGCCTTGATTTTGACACCTCCTCGGAATCCCTTTTACACGCAGACGATCCCTATCGCCTGGCCTACGACCGGTTCCGGGAAGATTTCGGCCAGGACCGCAACATCATTCTGGGTATCACCGGCCCGAACATCTTTTCTTCGGAATTTTTAGGCCGGCTCCAGGCCCTTCACCGGGAGATCGAGGAGACGGTCCCCCATGTCAAACGGGTCAAAAGCCTGGTTACGGCCCGCCATGTCACCGGAGAAAATGACTTTCTCCATGTGGGAGAACTGCTGGAATCGTGGCCCGAAGAACCCATGGACATGGGCCAGCTGCGACAGCAGGTCATGGAAAACCCCTTCTACCGGAATTTTTTGATCTCGGAAGACGGCGACCTGACCGCCATTGTCATTGAAACCGATGCGGTTATTGCCAGCGCGCCCGCATCAAACGACGAGGTCCTGGCCGGATTCTCCGACGACGCCCCGGCTGGAAAAACGGGGTCAGGGGCGTCTGATACGGAAGAGCGGTTTATCGGGGCACCTGAAATCCGTGAAATTGTTGATGCCGTGACTCGACTGATCCCCCGTTACCAGGCCCCGGATTTTCAAATCCGGTTTTCCGGCTCCCCGGTGGTGGTGGATCTTTTCAACCGGGCCGTGGCAACGGACATGACCCGGTGCGCCCTGTATACCCTGGTGGTGATCACCCTGGCCATGGGGCTGCTTTTCCGCCGGGTTTCAGGCGTGTGCCTTCCTCTTATTGTGGTAACGGCATCTGTCATTTCGGCCCTGGGCATTATGGCCATGGCAGGGGTCAAGATCAAGATCATGACCGCCATTCTGCCGGTCTTCATCCTGTGCGTGGGCGTGGCTGATTCGGTTCATGTGCTGACTATTTTTTTCCGGGAATACCGGCCCGGCGCATCCAGGGCGGAGGCTGTCGCCCATGCCATGGGGCACTCGGGCCTGCCTGTTCTCCTGACCAGCCTCACCACGGCGGCGGGGCTTCTCTCTTTTTCCTTTGCTGAGATATCGGCCATCGGCGAGATGGGGATTTTCTCCGCCGTGGGTGTGTTCATGGCCCTCTTCTATACCATCTGCCTGCTGCCGCCCCTGCTGGCCCTGCTGCCCTTAAGGCCCGGCCGGGCATCGGCCGGACACTCCCGGGCCATGGACCGGGTCCTTTCCGGGCTTGCCCGGTTTGCCACGACTCATCCGAAAAAGATTGTTGCCGGTGGCGTCTTTCTTATGATCCTGTCTCTGGCCCTGCTGCCCCGGCTGCGGTACGTGGACCACGTGCTCAACTATTTTTCCGACCGCATGCAGGTCAAACACGACATGGTCTACATCGACCGGGAACTTCGGGGCATCATCTCCTTTGAAGTGATCGTGGATACAAACCGGGAAAACGGCCTTCACGAACCGGACCAGCTGCGCAGAATCGATGACGCGGCCCGGCAGGTAAAAGCCGAAAGCGCCGCCATGGGACCTGAATTTGCCGTTGCCAAGATATTTTCCCTCACCGACGTGGTCAAGGAGATCAACCAGGCCCTGCATAACGACGACCCGGCATTTTACACCATTCCCGAAGAGCGCCGGCTGGTGGCCCAGGAACTGCTGCTGTTTGAAAACAGCGGCAGCGACGAACTGGAGCCCGTGGTGGACACGACGTTTTCCAAAACGCGGGTGTCAATAAAGGTACCGTGGCTCGACTCCGTGGGCCTTTATCGGCTCAGCGAACAGATTCGGCGCGTGTTTGAAATCACCTTTGCCGGCCATGCCGACACCTCCCTGACCGGCATGTCCCTGATCCTGGCCCGCACCCTTCCGGCCACCCTGTCGAGCATGGAACAGAGCTACCTGCTGGCGGCGGTGGTTATCTCGGTGCTGATGGTGCTTCTGGCCGGCGATATCCGCATCGGGCTGCTGGCCATGTTTCCCAACCTGCTGCCCATTCTGGCGGTGATGGGCGCCCTGGCGGCCGCAAACATTCACCTGGACATGACGGTCCTGATGATCGGCAGCATCGCCATCGGCCTGGTGGTGGACGACACCATGCATTTCATTCACCACTTTCGGCGTCACCTGGACCGGGTTGGGGATCCAGCGGCGGCGGTCCGCCTCACCCTCCTGGGCGCCGGCCGCGCCCTGCTGATCACCACGCTGGTGCTGGCCGGTGGGTTTCTGGCCCTGACCGCCGCCACCATGCCGCACATGGTGCGTTTCGGCCTGCTGCTGACCCTGGTGCTGGTGTTGGCCCTGGCAGCCGACTTTATCCTGGCGCCGGCCCTGATGGTGCTGACGGCAAAAAAACCGCCGGTCCCCCATTATGAAATCATTACACCGGTCCCGGTTCAAAAGGACGAACCGCCGGACCGTAAAACAGGTACGCATGATTGA
- a CDS encoding aldo-keto reductase family protein produces MEQTIQTAHGSFAKGVLGRTGLSVGRLGLAASYGAPPAAFEEAFERGCNYFYIGSGRRRANMKTAIRNICENGHREHLVVAVQTYARFGLLTETLFRRNLRSMGLAHADILMLGWHNRRPAQRLMDMALRLKQNGLCRFIGMSGHSRGLFVQLTKEGVFDLFHVRYNAAHRGAETETFPFLKGDSRPGVVSYTATRWGHLLKSEKMPEGEPPLRASDCYRFAMSHPAVDVCLCGPSNMEQMREALTALDLGPLSEAEMERARRVGDHVHRHGGGFF; encoded by the coding sequence ATGGAGCAGACCATACAGACCGCGCACGGGAGTTTTGCGAAGGGTGTTCTGGGCCGTACCGGGCTTTCCGTCGGGCGGCTGGGCCTTGCCGCCAGTTACGGCGCGCCGCCGGCCGCCTTTGAGGAGGCGTTTGAGCGGGGGTGCAACTATTTTTACATCGGATCGGGCCGTCGCCGCGCGAACATGAAAACCGCCATTCGGAACATCTGCGAAAACGGTCACCGGGAGCACCTGGTGGTGGCGGTTCAGACCTATGCGCGGTTCGGCCTGCTGACCGAAACCCTGTTTAGAAGGAATCTGCGTTCAATGGGCCTGGCCCATGCCGATATCCTGATGCTGGGGTGGCACAACCGGCGGCCCGCCCAAAGGCTTATGGACATGGCGCTGCGGCTAAAACAAAACGGACTGTGCCGGTTTATCGGCATGTCCGGCCATTCCCGCGGGCTGTTTGTCCAACTGACAAAAGAGGGCGTGTTTGATCTGTTTCATGTCCGCTACAACGCGGCCCACCGGGGTGCGGAAACAGAGACCTTTCCGTTTTTGAAGGGCGATTCCCGGCCCGGTGTGGTTTCCTACACCGCCACCCGGTGGGGCCACCTGCTCAAATCTGAAAAAATGCCCGAAGGAGAGCCGCCGCTTCGGGCCAGTGACTGCTACCGGTTTGCCATGTCCCATCCGGCCGTGGATGTCTGCCTGTGCGGCCCGTCAAATATGGAACAGATGCGCGAGGCCTTGACGGCCCTGGATTTGGGGCCCCTGTCCGAGGCCGAGATGGAACGGGCCAGGCGCGTCGGAGACCATGTGCACCGCCATGGCGGTGGCTTTTTCTAG
- a CDS encoding NAD(P)/FAD-dependent oxidoreductase, translating to MKIIIVGGGPAGLITALCLARMHGAEICLHEKQGPPAYTSSLCAEGISRDMLQRLERHTGFDSTPFISRAVCGIQVHFPGGKCGYLHQPGATLERTAWQQAMAEFAGRRGVEVFWESRVSGIDELDADVVVGADGPASRIRTAIGGTVDMVPAVQYRMNLDRPREFLEFFIDERFYHGKHNDGYAWIFPKKDSFNVGVKGSFEQLDLFLSAFDIRGEITHRGGAPIAVHGTRFEGTLDRRKVFLIGDAAGLTNAATCGGLNPIIACADFLRQAVGWQEEGAYTRLIKTHHYDPAYWKAVRHLFYPPDATLRALGEILNNGPVNPTPAMAARVTFHPGLWVYCGRLLRHLKPLKQVAW from the coding sequence ATGAAGATCATCATCGTGGGCGGAGGGCCGGCCGGGCTGATCACGGCCCTCTGTCTTGCCCGGATGCACGGGGCTGAGATTTGCCTGCATGAAAAGCAGGGGCCCCCGGCATACACATCGTCGCTGTGCGCCGAGGGTATATCGCGCGACATGCTGCAACGCCTGGAACGCCACACCGGGTTTGATTCAACGCCGTTTATCTCCCGGGCCGTTTGCGGCATTCAGGTGCATTTTCCCGGAGGAAAGTGCGGCTACCTTCATCAGCCCGGCGCCACCCTGGAACGAACCGCCTGGCAGCAGGCCATGGCCGAATTTGCCGGGCGCCGGGGCGTTGAGGTTTTCTGGGAGTCACGGGTCTCCGGCATCGACGAACTGGATGCCGATGTGGTGGTGGGGGCCGACGGTCCGGCCTCCAGAATCCGGACCGCCATTGGCGGTACCGTGGACATGGTGCCGGCGGTCCAGTACCGCATGAATTTGGACCGGCCCCGGGAGTTTCTGGAGTTTTTTATCGACGAGCGGTTCTACCACGGAAAACACAACGACGGGTATGCCTGGATCTTTCCGAAAAAGGATTCGTTCAACGTGGGGGTCAAGGGCTCCTTTGAACAACTGGATCTGTTTTTATCGGCGTTTGACATTCGAGGAGAGATAACGCACAGGGGCGGTGCTCCCATCGCCGTTCACGGCACCCGTTTTGAAGGGACCCTGGACCGGCGGAAAGTTTTTCTCATTGGTGATGCCGCCGGCCTGACCAATGCCGCCACCTGCGGCGGGCTCAATCCCATCATCGCCTGCGCCGACTTTTTGCGCCAGGCCGTTGGCTGGCAGGAGGAGGGCGCTTACACCCGCCTGATCAAAACCCATCACTATGACCCGGCCTACTGGAAGGCGGTCCGCCATCTCTTCTACCCGCCGGATGCAACGCTTCGGGCCCTGGGAGAAATCCTTAACAACGGCCCGGTCAACCCCACCCCGGCCATGGCGGCCCGGGTGACCTTTCATCCGGGCCTGTGGGTCTACTGCGGCCGCCTGCTTCGTCACCTGAAGCCTCTTAAACAGGTGGCGTGGTAG
- a CDS encoding metal ABC transporter permease — protein sequence MIEALHYDFMQNALAAGLLAAVICGIMGSLVVVNRIVFLSGGIAHAAFGGIGMAFFFGWSFLAGTLGFALVAALIMAGITLRAKHRADTIIGVIWAVGMAIGVVLLDLTPGYNVDLMSYLFGSILTVPEKDLWIMAGLGLGISVLVVFFYNDLLAISYDEEFARVRGVAVGPIYFMMIGMLAVSIVMVIQVVGLILVIALLTIPPFIMEKYARSLARMMIGSSLLGILFTLAGLWLSYAFDLTSGAAIILVAGAAFFLFLLIEKVRLMARQRL from the coding sequence ATGATCGAGGCCCTGCACTACGACTTCATGCAAAACGCCCTGGCCGCCGGCCTGCTGGCCGCCGTGATCTGCGGCATCATGGGCTCCCTGGTGGTGGTCAACCGCATCGTGTTTCTCTCCGGCGGCATTGCCCACGCGGCCTTCGGCGGTATCGGCATGGCCTTTTTCTTCGGCTGGTCCTTTCTGGCCGGCACCCTGGGGTTTGCCCTGGTTGCGGCCCTGATCATGGCCGGGATCACCCTGCGGGCCAAACACCGGGCCGACACCATCATCGGCGTGATCTGGGCCGTGGGCATGGCCATCGGCGTGGTGCTCCTGGACCTGACGCCGGGATACAACGTGGACCTGATGAGTTACCTGTTCGGCAGCATTCTCACGGTGCCGGAAAAGGACCTGTGGATCATGGCGGGTCTGGGGCTGGGGATTTCGGTGCTGGTGGTTTTCTTCTACAACGACCTTCTGGCCATCTCCTATGACGAGGAGTTTGCCCGGGTGCGGGGCGTGGCCGTGGGGCCGATCTATTTTATGATGATCGGCATGCTGGCGGTCTCCATCGTGATGGTGATCCAGGTGGTGGGCCTGATCCTGGTGATCGCCCTGCTCACCATTCCCCCCTTTATCATGGAAAAATACGCTCGGTCCCTGGCCCGCATGATGATCGGCTCCAGCCTGCTGGGCATTCTCTTCACCCTGGCCGGGCTGTGGCTCTCCTACGCCTTTGACCTGACCTCGGGCGCGGCCATCATCCTGGTGGCCGGCGCCGCCTTCTTTCTCTTCCTGCTGATCGAAAAGGTCCGGCTGATGGCCCGGCAACGGCTGTAG
- a CDS encoding GH3 family domain-containing protein, with protein MDMLTNIAHQAAMAVSQKGYRTYTSGLADIRPHQQRILASILRAVRGSASGRYYGLTGEESIERFRAKVPLTEYAHWEKQIERQKKTGEPVLSTSPCERYQPTSGSTSDIKWIPYTRQFLSQVDAFISPMIYRMYRQYPGIRKGVHYWSLSWIPTELRSHISPNINDDLKLLPWWKRMFMSLTMAVPDSVAHAPTSEASMFATACYLCAAENLSLVSVWSPTFLLSMLDLISDHRREMASVLASGAWGEARQSLAYLPCPRSRHGADILANREAELSPKTLSRLWPGLRVISAWDTWTSTPWASKIKELFPFAVLEGKGLLATEGIVSMPFDGQYPLTYQCHFYEFVDWHSGDILNAWELKKGQVVQPVLTTGAGLLRYLLHDRLEVTGFLQSCPCFLFLGRSDGVDLVGEKMSPEAAGRVLNRISDTYSSVRPVSLLAVPSSHSGATDGYVLLCEGDETAPAGDIAERAEKELRGIYHYNLARDLGQLAHLKCVVSPAATAIYQSRAAARGMVAGNLKIEPVVLWNCALPGPLCNAFAGPVDARVN; from the coding sequence ATGGATATGCTTACCAACATCGCTCACCAGGCCGCCATGGCGGTTTCACAAAAGGGATACCGGACCTACACATCGGGGCTGGCCGATATTCGGCCCCATCAGCAGCGCATACTGGCTTCCATCCTCAGGGCCGTCAGGGGGTCTGCGTCCGGCCGGTATTACGGCCTGACCGGAGAGGAATCCATTGAGCGGTTTCGGGCGAAAGTCCCCCTGACCGAGTATGCCCACTGGGAAAAACAGATTGAGCGGCAGAAAAAGACCGGGGAGCCGGTTCTCAGCACCAGCCCCTGCGAGCGGTATCAGCCCACCAGCGGTTCCACGTCGGACATTAAGTGGATTCCCTACACCCGGCAGTTCCTGTCCCAGGTGGACGCTTTTATTTCACCGATGATCTACCGCATGTACCGGCAGTACCCCGGCATTCGAAAGGGGGTTCACTACTGGTCTCTTTCATGGATTCCAACAGAGCTGCGCAGCCATATCAGCCCGAACATCAACGACGATCTGAAGCTGCTGCCCTGGTGGAAACGGATGTTCATGTCTCTGACCATGGCGGTGCCGGACAGCGTGGCCCACGCGCCCACGTCAGAAGCCTCCATGTTTGCCACCGCCTGCTATCTGTGCGCGGCCGAAAACCTCTCCCTGGTATCCGTGTGGAGCCCCACGTTTCTGCTGAGCATGCTTGATCTGATTTCCGACCATCGCCGGGAAATGGCCTCGGTGCTGGCATCAGGCGCCTGGGGAGAGGCCCGGCAGTCTCTGGCCTACCTGCCGTGCCCCCGTTCGCGGCACGGGGCCGACATCCTGGCAAACCGGGAAGCAGAGCTGTCACCCAAAACCCTCTCCCGGTTATGGCCGGGCCTTCGGGTGATCAGCGCCTGGGACACGTGGACCTCAACGCCATGGGCAAGCAAGATAAAAGAGCTGTTTCCTTTTGCCGTGCTGGAGGGAAAGGGTCTGCTGGCCACCGAGGGCATTGTCTCCATGCCCTTTGACGGCCAATACCCATTGACCTACCAGTGTCACTTTTACGAGTTTGTGGACTGGCATTCCGGCGACATCCTGAACGCGTGGGAGCTGAAAAAGGGGCAGGTCGTCCAGCCGGTGCTGACCACCGGCGCCGGCCTGCTGCGATACCTTTTGCATGACAGGCTGGAGGTGACCGGTTTTCTGCAAAGCTGCCCCTGCTTTCTTTTCCTGGGCCGGTCCGACGGCGTGGACCTGGTCGGTGAAAAGATGAGTCCTGAGGCGGCCGGCCGGGTGCTGAACAGGATATCGGACACCTACAGCAGCGTCCGGCCGGTCAGCCTGCTGGCCGTGCCCAGCAGCCATTCCGGCGCCACCGACGGATACGTGCTCCTGTGTGAAGGCGATGAAACGGCCCCGGCCGGCGATATCGCTGAACGGGCGGAAAAGGAACTGCGCGGAATTTATCACTACAACCTGGCCCGGGACCTGGGCCAGCTGGCCCATCTGAAATGCGTTGTGTCCCCGGCGGCAACCGCGATTTACCAGTCCCGGGCCGCGGCCCGGGGCATGGTGGCGGGCAACCTGAAAATAGAGCCGGTGGTCCTGTGGAACTGCGCGCTTCCCGGCCCCCTGTGCAATGCCTTTGCCGGGCCGGTGGACGCACGGGTGAATTAA
- a CDS encoding metal ABC transporter solute-binding protein, Zn/Mn family — protein MKKILFALVFFCLPALPAGAAEKLPVFVSIAPQKYFVERIGGDHVAVSVMVAPGASPATYEPRPGQMRALSAAVLYFAIGVPFEQVWLPRIAAANPAMKIVRTDRGIEKRAMTHHAHDDGHAEAAVSHGGADPHIWLSPSLVKLQAATIANALKEADPAHAADYQVHADAFFAELEALDKELRNLFADATGARFLVFHPSWGYFADAYGLVQVPMEVEGKEPKPGQLRDLIEHARKNRISVILVAPQFSSRSAQVLAEEISGTVAVADPLAENWPDNLRTVARTIRGAVNR, from the coding sequence ATGAAAAAAATCCTTTTCGCGCTGGTCTTCTTCTGCTTGCCGGCTCTGCCGGCAGGAGCAGCGGAGAAGCTGCCGGTGTTTGTCAGCATCGCGCCCCAGAAATATTTCGTGGAACGGATCGGCGGTGATCATGTGGCAGTGTCGGTGATGGTGGCGCCGGGCGCCAGCCCGGCCACTTATGAACCCCGGCCCGGCCAGATGCGGGCACTTTCAGCGGCCGTTCTCTATTTCGCCATCGGCGTTCCCTTTGAACAGGTGTGGCTGCCCAGGATCGCGGCCGCCAACCCGGCCATGAAAATCGTCCGTACAGACCGGGGAATTGAAAAACGCGCCATGACACACCACGCCCATGATGACGGACACGCAGAAGCAGCTGTCAGCCACGGCGGTGCCGACCCCCACATCTGGCTGTCGCCGTCCCTGGTTAAACTTCAGGCCGCAACCATTGCCAACGCGTTAAAAGAAGCAGACCCGGCCCATGCCGCCGACTACCAGGTCCATGCCGATGCGTTTTTCGCCGAGCTTGAGGCCCTGGACAAAGAGTTGCGGAACCTGTTTGCCGATGCCACCGGAGCGCGGTTTCTGGTGTTTCATCCGTCGTGGGGCTATTTTGCCGACGCTTACGGCCTTGTCCAGGTGCCCATGGAAGTTGAAGGAAAAGAGCCCAAGCCGGGCCAGTTGCGGGACCTGATTGAGCATGCCAGGAAAAACCGGATTTCCGTCATCCTGGTTGCGCCCCAGTTTTCATCCAGAAGCGCGCAGGTCCTGGCCGAAGAGATCAGCGGCACCGTGGCCGTGGCCGACCCGCTGGCGGAAAACTGGCCGGACAATTTACGGACCGTGGCCCGCACCATTCGGGGGGCAGTAAACCGATGA
- a CDS encoding metal ABC transporter ATP-binding protein codes for MTAIVDMHNVSFTYGGPAVIENVTLSVSEGEFVALIGPNGGGKTTLLKLMLGLVKPQKGTVRVLGRPPEKASHHIGYVPQDIHLNLAFPVTALDVVLMGKLAPGKRWIGRPARHKTDALAALAQMGMEASAHTRIGELSGGQRQRVFIARALVTQPKLLLLDEPTASIDTRGQADFLELLHDLNQQVTIVMVSHDLLAISHHVTSVACVNRGLHYHRRSELAGSLINTSCPCTVESLCPVEMVARETPHLFIRNRKP; via the coding sequence ATGACCGCCATCGTGGATATGCACAACGTTTCATTTACCTATGGCGGTCCGGCCGTGATAGAAAACGTCACCCTGTCCGTATCCGAAGGGGAGTTCGTGGCCCTGATCGGGCCCAACGGCGGGGGCAAGACCACGCTGCTCAAGCTGATGCTGGGCCTGGTCAAACCGCAAAAAGGAACCGTTCGGGTGCTGGGCCGGCCCCCTGAAAAGGCATCCCACCATATCGGATACGTGCCCCAGGACATTCACTTAAACCTTGCATTCCCCGTCACTGCCCTGGACGTGGTGCTGATGGGAAAGCTTGCACCCGGCAAACGGTGGATCGGCCGACCGGCCCGTCACAAAACCGACGCCCTGGCCGCCCTGGCGCAGATGGGCATGGAGGCCAGCGCGCATACCCGCATCGGAGAGCTTTCCGGGGGCCAGCGCCAGCGGGTTTTTATCGCCCGGGCCCTGGTCACCCAACCGAAACTGCTGCTGCTGGACGAACCCACGGCCAGCATCGACACCAGGGGCCAGGCCGACTTTCTGGAATTGCTGCATGATCTGAATCAACAGGTCACCATCGTGATGGTAAGCCACGACCTTCTGGCCATCTCGCACCATGTGACCTCGGTGGCCTGCGTCAACCGGGGCCTTCACTACCACCGCCGGTCCGAACTGGCCGGCAGCCTGATCAATACGTCGTGCCCCTGCACCGTGGAGTCGCTCTGCCCGGTGGAGATGGTGGCAAGGGAAACCCCGCACCTTTTTATTCGAAACCGGAAACCGTGA
- a CDS encoding outer membrane lipoprotein-sorting protein translates to MRYFCHFTACFSRSLVYAICLAALIGGLVSPALAADDPKARAIMEKVDARDDGDSMISDMKMILIDKNQQTRERTMRSFSQDRGEDTYQLIFFSGPPAVKDTGFLTYDYDDPDKDDDQWLYLPALKKTKRIAAGDKTDSFMGSDFSYADMTKSELDNYNYKLLKEDTVDGHKTWIIEAVPRTQKVIDTFGYTKSIVFVRQDNYVMVRAVSWVADSSNLKYLDVKQLENIDGIWVAMETHMTTKRDKTTLHKTILLRENVKFNQPMDENLFTVRRLEKGL, encoded by the coding sequence ATGCGGTACTTCTGCCATTTCACAGCCTGTTTTAGCCGTTCCCTTGTTTATGCCATCTGCCTTGCCGCGCTTATCGGCGGCCTGGTGTCGCCGGCCCTGGCCGCGGATGACCCGAAGGCCCGGGCCATCATGGAAAAAGTCGACGCGCGGGATGACGGCGACAGCATGATCTCTGACATGAAAATGATCCTGATCGACAAAAACCAGCAGACCCGGGAACGGACCATGCGCTCCTTTTCCCAGGACCGGGGCGAAGACACCTACCAGCTGATTTTCTTCTCCGGTCCGCCGGCCGTAAAAGACACCGGTTTTCTCACCTATGATTATGACGATCCGGACAAGGATGACGACCAGTGGCTCTATCTGCCGGCATTAAAAAAGACCAAGCGCATCGCCGCCGGAGACAAGACCGACTCTTTCATGGGATCCGATTTTTCCTACGCGGACATGACCAAAAGTGAACTGGACAACTACAACTACAAGCTTCTCAAGGAAGACACCGTGGACGGTCACAAGACATGGATCATCGAGGCCGTGCCCCGGACTCAGAAGGTGATCGACACCTTTGGGTATACCAAGTCCATCGTGTTTGTGCGGCAGGACAACTACGTGATGGTCCGGGCCGTGAGCTGGGTGGCCGACAGCAGCAACCTCAAGTACCTGGACGTGAAACAGCTGGAAAACATCGACGGTATCTGGGTGGCCATGGAGACCCACATGACCACGAAACGGGACAAAACCACGCTGCACAAAACCATCCTGCTTCGGGAAAACGTAAAGTTCAACCAGCCCATGGACGAAAATCTGTTTACCGTCCGACGGCTTGAAAAGGGGTTGTAG